atcttcagttcaggcaggtccagtcccctcctccctgcaccaagactgagcaaagtgtctcactaggttccaaaaacccagctcatgcaGTAAGGACAGGTCCCtttctcactgcctgggggcctcctaaacagttcaatctaaacaactgtctcacttatccagagggcctagtccggtTCCATGCAGGTCCCTCAGCTATTGATtctcagttcatgtgtttcaactAGATAGGCtaattgtctctgtacttttcccaatcatggtctcgatatatcttgctcatataatccctcctctctctcatcgattggagtCCTGGTGCTTTGCCTGTGGCTTGccgatggatctctgcatctgcttccatcagtaactggatgacggttctatcatgacagttagggtgttcggccatccaatcatcagagtaggtcagctcaggcaccatCTCAACCACTGGtggtagtctatagtggagtcatcttttttGGATTCCTGGCAACCTTTCTAGCACTctgattcttcctattcccattttgtcttcatttatcatggtatttctttccttgttctcctactctgttccaGATCCAGCTAGGACATCATGCTTCCCAGAGATCTCTTTCCCCcaatccttgccctccattaacccaCCCCCCTCACCCCAAGTTTGCTCATGTTGATCTCATCCCTTATTCTGttgctgggtgatccctgtgtctttcctaggctCTTCTTTATTAGGTAGCCTTCATGgtgctgtgagttgtagtctgattatcctttgctttacatctagtgtccacttatgagtgagtacataccatgtttgtctttctgagtatgggttacctcactccggATGATaattttctagttccaaccatttgcccGCAAACcacatgctttcattgtttttctccgctgagtagtactctattgtgtatatgtgccacattttctttatccattcttcagttgaagggcatctaggttgtttccaggttctggctaatacaaataatgctgctatgaacatagttgagcatgtgtccttgtggtatgattgagtattcctcggttatgtgcccaagagtggtatagctggatcttgagagtgattgattcccaattttctttttttattttataattattttagttttacatatcagccatggatttccctgtcctccctcctccacccctatTATTCTCCCCTGatcctcccccattcccaccgcctccaaggcaaggtctcccctggggattcagctcagcctggtagattcagctgaggcaggtccagtcccctccacaCTATAcgaaggctgagcaaaatgtctcagcataggccctaggttccagaaagccagttcctgcactaaggacagatcctgtcccactgcctgagggcctcctaaatagttcaagctaatcaactgtctcacttattcagaggacctgatccagttttatgggggttcctcagctattgattcatagttcatgtgtttcctctaGTCTGGccatttgtcccggtgctttttccaatcatggtctcaatatctcttgctcatataatccctcctctctctcgccaaaTGGAATCCTCGAGCTCCatctggggcttggccatggatctctgcttctacttccatcagtcactgaatgagggttctatcatgacaattGGGGTGTTCGGCCATCAGATCAACAGAGTAGAtcagctcaggctttctcttgaccattgccagtagtctattgtggaggtatttttgtggatttctggggacatctttagcactctgattcttcctattcccatggggacAAAAGTGTCCTCCTAAAGATCCCACTGTATCTACACAGCCATATTGGGCACAAACTCTCTGACAGATGAACCTTTGCAGACAAATGATCAGAGAGCTAAAAgagtatatatatgaatatatgtcaaTTTATTCATGGATGCTAAGGGAAAACAGATGCACATATACAGGATAAGGTAGATCCAGTTGCAGAATCCTTCTGTTTTGTCCATGGATGAATTGAACAGCCCTCTAGTCTCTGgccacacaaagagagagaaagtacaCACTCCCTCCTCAGTTTTAAACAGTCACATAACCAGAAAAAAATGCCTCAATTGGGCCAGATATCCCAAGGTCATTAGCAGTGTGAATTCCCACAACAGACAAACCACAGCTCTTTTGACTTGAAGTGGAGTTTAAAAGTGAGCAAAAGCAAGCCAGCTTCTGGGCTCCATCTTGTGGATCTTTTCACATAGAATGATATGGTTCACCTACCATATTGCTTATCTGCTAAGCATTGATGTGGAAAATTCCCGGGAAAAGTGCTGTAGCCAAGAGTCATCAGTACAATGACTAAAGTTGAAGACAGTCTTCAGTGTCAGTTTGAGCAGTAGAAGTTGTAAATTCTAACAATAAGCTTCCAGTCACACTTATCTTTCCCATTAGAAAGTTAAGTTTGTATATAAAGTAATAGGCTTTGCTATTGACTTTTTAGAAAACACAAATGCCAGTATCTTTTGTTCttggttccctccttcctccatagCACTATTCCATGATACATGTATCTCTTTTGATGACTTTGTTATGTACTCTCATTGCCTCCTTTCTAATTTCATCACCTAAAAAGGCAcgtgcgcatgcgcgcgcgcacacacacacacgcgtgtacacacacacacacacacacttatttttagGTTTcatatataagagaaaaaaatgagtgggttttatattttatttttctaactgcTTAGTTTCTAGGCAGCAACTTGAAACATGATCTTGTTATTCCAATATTATCATTGGAAAGTTCCTTTGTGGGATAAATCATTAATGCAAAGATACGCAGAATTAAAAGAAATTGTGGGAGGCCAGTTCcaaccttttaaagggttccaatgaggagaagagaggaataaaaaacattttaggtAGAAAGAtatcaaagaggagaaagacagaaacaccggatagctttgggaggacctggatcaaaatccagcagccccttctgcctcttcaaaaaggctttttataacaatgccaaggggcagggcagaagacctcccccttgccATTAAAGCACACATCACAGTTAAGTGAGAagcttccaaacacctggtaaccatgtccATGGTCTGATCATTTCCTTATGCATCCCTGCTGGCTAGAGCAAGCTCAGATCccactaggaaacttctgtgggtcTCCAAAACTCTCCCTTCTTAATATTTTAGAGGGTCCCTCGGAGTCCTCAAATAGACTTGCCTTAGGTCATTCTTCTCTAGTCAGCCTTACCCTTCCTTGagatacactttccatcaagcatactactctgtcttaggttggaaGCTAGCAAGAAGAATGTTACCTGTCcatgactaccagcctctggcaaggGGAAGTACAGAACTTAACAGCTTTAAATCAGGTCTCTAAGAGCTTGCAGGATTTGGTGAATGCTGTAACACTCAGGACAATGCCACTCCCCCTGAGACAACTTTTCCACTGGACCTTCCTAGCCATACCCGAACCAGTGAAAATGTGCCCAGCAGTGGATAgtcactggtggtggtggtagtggtccTTTTATCTAATTTCATTGCAGTTCTCCTGAATGCAAGAATTCAAATAAGTTCAAACAAATGTTGCTGAAACTTCACTCCCAGCTACAGAAGCAATTTCAATTAGCTCTCCCCACAGTAAAGGTGGAATTACCATACTGAGCCACATTTCTTTTCAGCTAGTAAGACTCAGAAACTGTATCTTCAAGGATCCTCTCATTGTTTCACAGCTGGCAATCAGAAGTGGTGTGGCTCTGGGCTCTATTTCATTCCAGCTTTTACATTCTTAGTACTTGAACACCAAATAGTGACAAAACCTTTCTTCCAAACTTCCCCTCagcagtgggaggggggaggattaGTCTCCTGCTTTCCCCAGACTGCAAGATGGAACATCAATGTCAGAAACATTGGTTCAGCTGCTCTTACTCCAACTCCTCTGGAGGAGCATCAGCAGCTATGATGTCATCAAAGCTGACATTCCTCTGTTCCACACAGTGCACTAAGTGCTCAGGCAGCCAttaagcttcatttggtgactgAGGGTACAATACCTTCCTCTTAATTCTTTGAAGGTGCTTCTTAAGACTGCCATGAGCTCTTTCTACTATGTCTTGTTCTTGATAGACTTTTATTAGCCAAATGTTTCCCTCACTTGCATCTCAGGCAAAACCCCTGTTCATTATGTGCCCTTAAGCTTTTTCTACACCCAAAGCCACTTCCTGGTGTTTGACAGTTCTGCCTTGCCATgagcattaatttttaaagggtCTCAAAGCAGACTGACAAGAagcattagcattttaattgcctcCTGACAGGCAAGCTATGATCATCTCTTTCCAGTCCACCACCTTAACCTTAATCTAAAACTGGACATGTCTGACTGCTTCCATGGGTTTTTCTACTCTCACTACCTCCACACCCAAGTCCCTGTTcaggcaccatctgtgggaggccagctcccaccttttaaagggttcctatgaggaggagagaggaatgagaaacattttagacagaaagacagcagagaggagaaagacagaaacataggatagcttcTGAAATACCTGAATCAAAATCGAatggccctttctgtctcttcctaaGGGCTTTTTGTAAaaaaggggcagggcaaaagatcTTTCCGTTGCCATCAATGCACActgcacaaccaagtgcagacccttccaaacacctattAACCATGCCCATGGTCCAGTCATTcccttatgtagccctgctggacagaggaagctcagatctcactaagaACCCTCTCTGGGTCTCCACAGAAAATGACTTTAACATTGATGACTATAAAAAGCTGTAATCATGCAACTTACACAGATTGGTTAAGAGAGCAAgattctcaacaacaacaaaaaatccttaTATAATGTGAAGTAAACAGCATTATACACCTGCCCATGGAGACTGCTTCTTTGAGATCTATATCATTGATGGCTTCTACTTCATTGAGATCTACTATAATTCTTGATGACTTCTAAGgcagaagaaaataaaccaacACCTATGATGGACAGGAATAGATCCTTAAAGGAAATGTGATTCAAGAAGAAGTAGTTTGGGAAGCAGAGCTATATCTATATCAGAATAACTAAAGCTGAAGATTTTGAACAACAGCTGTAATTCACATGGAAATGTGGTGCAGCATTATTACCTGGAATATCCTCCCCAACTCTGATAAGCAAATATcattaggaagaaaataaatagctCCCTGTAGTAAtgagaggaatagaaaatgaATTCGTATGgacctatttatttttaattaagaatattttattttatgaaaagcaATGTGTTTTACATATTAAGTAACACTATAATTTGTATAGCAttaaacaggaggaaaaaaattcaagccATAGAGCCTCTTCtcatgaaatatattaaaaataatttattctaagTGTGTTAGGGTTTTATTTAGCTCAGCCTGCAAGACTCAAAGTCATAAGTCTATGACAAGCCTTGAACTTTTGGTACTTCTGTCTCCGTTTCCAGAGTGTTGGATTATAGGCTTGCATTTGTCTAGCTGTGAAATACTTACTTTGAATGTAACAGTCTTCCAAATAGTATTAAGAAGCTCTTcaaaatatttgttgttatttttttataggTCTAACCATCACACCAATATAAAGATCTTTGGATATTTTGTGGACTTATGCAGTCACTTATTAAGCAGAAAGGACATCATGGACTccttaagaaagaagaaatttgaCTTACTCTTTTTAGATGCAACAgatccttgtgttttcttgatcGCTGAGAAACTTGGGAAACAATTTGTGGCTTTTCTTCCCGTGGTATTTAGCATTATAGACTATGGGGTACCACACCCTTTGTCTTTTGTCCCAGGATTTGGTTCCAGTTTAACTCACCAACTGTACTTCTGGGCCAGAGTGAAGAACTTCCTGATGTTCCTTGATTCATCCATGAAGCAAAGAGAAATACTTTCTCAATATGACGGCATCATCCAGGAGCATTTTGCAGAAGGCTCTCAGCCAGTTTTGTCTGAACTCCCATGGAAAGCAGAGCTGTGGTTTGTCAGCTCTGACTTTGCCTTGGATTTTGCTCATCCCATGTTTCCCAACATCATCTATGTGGGAGGCTTAACGGACAAACCTGTTAAACCAATACCTCCAGTGAGTGATCACTTATCCCTCAGTTTATCTTTTATTTGGAGGCCTGCAGTGCttagatggtgtcttagttaaggtttctattgctgtaaggagactctatgaccacagcaacactgatacaggaaaacatttaaaatttgggtgtcttacagtttcagaagcttaatccattattatcatggtgggaaacatggtgtcATGTAGGAACAAATGATATTGGAGAgggagctcagagttctacaacttcatccataggcagcaggaagtgaactgtgacatcAGGCATAGTTGAGTATAGGatacctcaaagcctacccccacagtgactcactttcttcaacaaggccacactcactcctacaaggccatacctattaatggagccactccctttgggggccattttatttcaaatcacCATAGAAGAAAATTGTCACTTGGTAAAGATGtcctggaaggaaggaagtactCTAAGGCAACAGAAGAATTCTGAGTCTACATTTTTAGGTTTGTGAAAGTACAATGTTAGAATACCCCATGCtaagtttgaatacttggttaGATGGTACAAAATGTGagtttcttttgtctctctctatTCCTGGCTGTGGTAGAATAACTCCTTTAGTTATTATTGATATTTCCAATTGAATTTTTGTGGCTGTGATGGTTGCCAACATAAGGAAAATCAGACTTTATATCAAAACTCTCAAAGAAGTTTAAAGACTATATATATTTGAAACTTTGTGTCTATCAAACATTGCaactataaaaatattacttCAACTGTGAGCTAGTTAACTTACAGAGAAATATGTCATCTATgtacaaaatatgaaaataagcatatgaagaaaatgtaaggaatttaaagaagaaataaataataacttaAGACTCAACTCTACAGTTTTAGAATTAGACAACTATCCAGAAAAATTATCACCTTGAATAATACTATAGACCCAATAGAATTATTAGAAATATATAGATCAtgcttaaaatgtatttgtaagtGATTTTTTGTGCGTGAGTGCTTGccctgcaggtatgtgtgtgcatcacactTGTGCAAGTGcccagaagaggccagaagagggtactggatctcttagagctagaattacagagaTTTGTGGTTGCTCtgtgggaactgaactgtggtcctctggaagggcagccaattCTCTCagctgctgaactatctctcccgTTCCGAGTGTTCATTCCAACAACAGCAGAGCACAAAATCTTCTCTAATGCACAAAAAAAATTCCTTGGTTCATGTGTTAcccttcccaccccccaaaacaacCCCAAGATTTGCAAATTCTCAGATTAATGTAAACATCTCTTACCACAGTGGGATGAGTAGAAAACAATATGTAAAATCAAAGGGAAAAATCAAGaggaacatttgaaaatattatatataaaaggaAAGGAGACAAAACACAATGGAAAAATGGAGTgcaataaaaaaaagatataggaTATAATTCATAGCtattattttctctatttgtaCAGACAAGGTATTTGAAATTGATAATCTAACCCTTCATTATAAGGCACAAATAATGATGAGATGACTAAACAGGACACTAGCAGAAAGAAGGGGCTTAAAATAATCAAAGTGTAGATGATTGAAACAATGAATAGAAAACATTAGaatcaataaaatcaaaagagTAGTATGCTGAAAAGCATTAGAGTCATTGagaatataaataagaaagaacaacaaaataagttctaaataaaaaaaattatccactattatttaaaacaataaagattATAAGGGAATTATACAAACATGATATATCATCAAATTAGgtgatctacatgagtggacatATTCCTATGCGTGTGTGTTAACATAACTGActcaagaaaaaatagaaattcttAAAGTTATGGGAATAAATTAGACTGACCAATAATAAGTCTTTCATTAAGGAAGTCTGATATAACATGGATTAACTCGTGAATTAAGTGAAACACTTAAGAATTAATGCCAGTTCCTCTATAAATATTTGTGCCACTTCCACAGGAAAGAATACTTCTCCAGCCATTCTATGAATCTATAATTACTCTGTAAGCAAAGGTAGAAAACAACATCAGAGGAGAAGACATTATACCACACAGCAATTGAAGGAATTTTGTTTACTGAATTTCCAGCATGaagataaaataatacaaaggatGTCAAAAATAGTTAGGAAGGATCtcaaattattaaagaaaagaatGCCCTTAGCAATTGTAAACTCTGAAGATTACATTTTAAGCAGTAGAAATCAGTTATTCAAATAATATCTAGTGTATGTATTTGCTTGGAAGAGTAATCTATAAGAGCTGAAAGATgtagcacaaattttaaaaggtcttattgatAAACACAAACCTGGAACTGGGTATTAGGGTGATCAcagaatgatcagagaaacagaacaattcATCAAACCTCATCTTTAAATTCCTCAGCTCATCTTGTTTactcagactgaaaacctctgagtcctcatcaaaatggatctcagctgaactgctcctaagagctaaaagcttaaaaatgctctagttcctggtcctcatgccttatatacctttttgcttcctgctatcacttcccgggattaaagacatgtatcactatgcctggctgtttccagtgtggctttgaactcacacagatccagatgaatctctgcctccagaatgctaggattaaaagaatGTGCTACAACTGCCTAaacctatatttaatatagtggctgttctgttctctgacccccagataagtttattggggtacacaatatatcaaccacacaaaGTTACTGCTATTCAATACAGTAACTACCCTAGACACAGCCATACAGGGACTATGAAAGTAGTTTTATCATATAGAATACAAACAACCAAAGCATGGGTTTATTTGACAACTGGTATTGTTTCATGTCATAACTGCTTtaacaaaccattttttttttcaaatttctttgtttcttatagGATTTGGAAGATTTTATCATTAAGTTTGGAAATTCAGGTTTTGTTCTTGTGGCACTGGGCTCCACAGCATTCCTGTATCAGACCAAAGAACTTATTAAGGAGATGAACAGTGCCTTTGCTCGCCTCCCTCAAGGAGTGCTGTGGACATGTAAGGACACTCATTGGCCTAAAGATGTCAGAATGGCTCCAAATGTCAAAATCATGGATTGGCTTCCGCAGACTGAGCTCCTGGGTAAGAACCTCCTAGACTTCTTACTTTATTTCCATTAATATGCTTTGAGACTTAATAGATAACTGATATCTGAGCACTTGCAGTTGCAGAAAAAAAGGCTGTTGATAGGTGAAGATATATGTCCAGCAGTCAGGTAGAAGGAGCTAGAGTACTTGGGAGAATCAGTCATAGCAACAACTTCCTCATCCTTTTCAACACAGACAGATCGCAATTCCCTAAATAGATATGTAGCCTTGACTTAAGAGTATTTACCGTTGATCACAACAACACAATCTTGACCAATATGTGAGCTATAACTACCCCTTGGGCAGTTGCCACCATTTGTTGCTGCTATTCTCACAAAGATGTGAGAAATCCTtggtatttttaaacacacacacatataggtgTAAGCATGAAGACACATCTTGGTTGTTAGAAAAGGGCTGAAAACTCAGACACTTATAACATGGATATTGTGGGGTTGAGAACATAGGGAGATATTTCAGTACCAACCCATGTAAGCCCACAATACAATATGAAGACACTGATTTCTATAGCAACAGAATTCCCTAGAGACACTTCCCTTcaaattttttgtttctgtgtgattTTATGGATACCTATATTTTCTATACTCAGTGGTTGAATCAGAGGTTTGTACCTAAGACTGACTCCAAAGAAGCTGGGAAATTTTTCACATAGGTCTCTGTTCAGTAAAATCATAGGTTACACAATAGGAATAAGACTTGCTTTCTAGGAAAAATGGGTAGATTTTTGTGTGAGGTATAGTTTGGGATGGTTTCTTTATGATCATAAGAAATGTTTGGTAGCTTTCAATATGGAGCAACAGTCAAGACCTGTAAATGCTGAAGTTTCTGGTCTATGATCCCCTTCTGTAAGCTTTTCAAAACAGAGCCGATAATACCCG
The Peromyscus leucopus breed LL Stock chromosome 11, UCI_PerLeu_2.1, whole genome shotgun sequence DNA segment above includes these coding regions:
- the LOC114688916 gene encoding UDP-glucuronosyltransferase 3A1-like isoform X2, which produces MAEHRIGILVSLFLLEVLLLDAAKILTLSTVEFKVEKTSYQVINWHLSEDKQKEIGNRRQLLVEELVHYRSNHHTNIKIFGYFVDLCSHLLSRKDIMDSLRKKKFDLLFLDATDPCVFLIAEKLGKQFVAFLPVVFSIIDYGVPHPLSFVPGFGSSLTHQLYFWARVKNFLMFLDSSMKQREILSQYDGIIQEHFAEGSQPVLSELPWKAELWFVSSDFALDFAHPMFPNIIYVGGLTDKPVKPIPPDLEDFIIKFGNSGFVLVALGSTAFLYQTKELIKEMNSAFARLPQGVLWTCKDTHWPKDVRMAPNVKIMDWLPQTELLAYPKIRLFVTHGGMNSIMEAIQHGVPMVGIPFFGDQAKNLVVVEAKKVGVSVHLETLKAETFARTLKEVIEDKRFKSAAMAARAIRRSHPLTPSQRLVGWIDHILQTGGGAHLKPHGFQQPWHVQNLLDVLVFLLGLTLGTLWLLKKMLDLWLRFQGVVRKEKKS